A window of the Tripterygium wilfordii isolate XIE 37 chromosome 12, ASM1340144v1, whole genome shotgun sequence genome harbors these coding sequences:
- the LOC120011348 gene encoding probable cytochrome c oxidase subunit 5C-1, protein MPAAHKIAHAAGQGPSVVKELFYGLTLGLMAGGLWKMHQWNTQRRVREFYDLLEKGEISVVVEDE, encoded by the coding sequence ATGCCTGCTGCTCATAAGATTGCCCATGCTGCTGGTCAGGGCCCAAGTGTGGTTAAAGAACTATTTTACGGGTTAACTCTCGGCCTTATGGCTGGAGGGTTGTGGAAAATGCACCAGTGGAATACCCAAAGGCGAGTCAGGGAGTTCTATGACCTCCTCGAGAAAGGGGAGATCAGCGTTGTGGTCGAAGATGAATAA
- the LOC120010088 gene encoding polyribonucleotide nucleotidyltransferase 2, mitochondrial-like isoform X2, with protein sequence MSFIVTRIKNPLLNSLPHFLTWRALRFRTICSGRLGFEPSSSDSESSLSAGTKLLETYKEEFEIGSHLITLETGKIARFANGSVILGMEETKVLSTVAAGRGDAVRDFLPLTVDYQEKQFAQGVIPTTFMRREGAPKERELLCGRLIDRPIRPLFPPGFYHEVQVMASVLSSDGQQDPDVMAANATSAALMLSDIPWGGPIGMIRIGRICGKFIVNPTMDELILSDLNLVYACTRDKTLMIDVQARDISEKDLKAGLRLAHPEFERGEALDKIAQDVKKVLEEECDEDSLNVLPKAVDTVRKKVVRKRILVEEIRLDGRRLDEVRPLYCEAGNLPILHGSSLFSRGDTQVLCTVTLGAPRDAQRLDSLVGPPTKRFMLHYSFPPFCIDEVGKRGGLNRREVGHGTLAEKALLAVLPPEDSFPYTVRVNSEVMASDGSTSMATVCGGSMALMEAGIPLREHVAGVSVGLISELDPSTGEIKDYRILTDILGLEDHLGDMDFKIAGTRNGITAIQLDIKPAGIPLDIICESLEPARKGRLQILEHMEREINAPRTDVNRNSPRLASFKYSNDALRRLIGPLGALKRKIEEETGARMSVSDGTLTIVAKNQSVMEKVQEKVDFIIGCEIEIGGIYKGVVTSVKEYGAFIEFNGGQQGLLHVSELSHEPVSRISDVVSVGQQLSLMCIGQDVRGNIKLSLKAALPRPGSESNNVVEGNAPTDKEAPNVWASVDNISASVDNISDGGEEHKSMLKGIPKGKHELSETASTSTPTILIRSAAECDEEEKCAGLSRSSKMTPKPYDASKRNHKPKKSPTEGSVLDSVSSISDLFPSTIKKKSKFSQNKASANSNDKEAEEEIPVTVRKLKIGTKVNAKVYEIRERGLVLDLGGGILAMYRFEKNGKNHFEVGDELRVQCSSFSTSGVPVVSSVNDE encoded by the exons ATGTCCTTCATAGTGACCCGAATAAAAAATCCACTCCTCAATTCTCTCCCTCACTTTCTTACATGGCGTGCCCTCCGTTTCCGCACCATTTGCAGCGGTCGCCTCGGCTTCGAGCCCTCCTCCTCCGATTCAGAGTCTTCTCTCAGCGCTGGCACCAAGTTGCTGGAGACCTACAAGGAGGAGTTCGAGATAGGGTCGCACCTAATCACCCTCGAGACTGGCAAAATTGCTCGCTTTGCTAACGGCTCTGTTATTTTGGGCATGGAGGAGACTAAGGTGTTGTCTACCGTTGCAGCTGGCAGGGGAGATGCTGTTCGCGATTTTTTGCCTCTCACA GTTGATTATCAAGAGAAGCAATTTGCCCAAGGTGTAATTCCAACTACATTTATGCGGAGAGAGGGTGCACCAAAGGAACGAGAACTTTTATGTGGTCGTCTAATTGATCGGCCTATACGGCCACTCTTTCCTCCTGGGTTTTATCATGAGGTTCAG GTGATGGCAAGTGTTCTTTCTTCAGATGGGCAACAAGATCCTGATGTAATGGCTGCTAATGCAACATCTGCTGCACTTATGTTGTCTGATATACCATGGGGTGGCCCTATTGGGATGATTCGCATTGGAAGGATTTGTGGGAAGTTTATTGTCAACCCTACCATGGACGAG CTTATCCTAAGTGATCTCAACTTAGTATACGCCTGTACTAGGGACAAAACTTTAATGATAGATGTCCAAGCTCGTGATATCTCAGAGAAAGATTTAAAAGCTGGTTTGAGATTGGCTCATCCTGAG TTTGAACGAGGAGAGGCCTTAGATAAGATTGCACAAGATGTGAAAAAGGTACTTGAAGAAGAATGTGATGAAGACAGCTTGAACGTTCTTCCAAAGGCAGTGGACACAGTACGGAAAAAG GTGGTACGTAAAAGAATTCTCGTGGAAGAAATTAGACTTGATGGTAGACGTCTGGATGAAGTTAGACCTTTGTACTGTGAAGCTGGGAACTTACCTATATTGCACGGCTCATCCCTATTCTCTCGTGGAGATACACAG GTTCTTTGTACTGTGACACTCGGGGCACCTAGAGATGCTCAGCGGCTGGATTCCCTGGTTGGTCCCCCAACAAAGCGCTTCATGCTTCATTATAGTTTTCCGCCGTTCTGTATTGACGAAGTTGGTAAACGAGGTGGCTTGAACAGGCGTGAAGTTGGACATG GAACCCTGGCAGAAAAGGCTTTACTTGCTGTTTTGCCACCTGAAGACAGTTTTCCTTATACTGTCCGTGTGAATTCAGAAGTCATGGCCTCGGATGGTTCAACTTCAATGGCAACTGTATGTGGAG gCAGTATGGCTCTGATGGAGGCTGGCATTCCATTACGAGAACATGTAGCTGGTGTTTCAGTAGGTCTTATCAGTGAACTTGATCCATCCACTGGCGAAATTAAGGACTATCGTATATTGACTGATATTTTG gGTCTGGAAGATCATCTTGGAGACATGGACTTCAAAATTGCAGGCACACGGAATGGAATTACGGCAATTCAATTAGATATAAAACCTGCTGGAATACCTTTAGATATCATATGTGAGAGTTTAGAGCCGGCACGAAAAGGTCGTCTTCAAATTCTTGAGCACATGGAACGAGAAATTAATGCACCTCGTACTGATGTTAATAGAAATTCCCCGCGGTTAG CTAGTTTTAAATATAGCAATGATGCTCTTCGTCGCTTGATTGGTCCTCTTGGTGCTCTTAAGAGAAAAATTGAAGAGGAAACAG GTGCACGTATGTCTGTAAGCGACGGGACACTTACTATTGTCGCTAAAAACCAGTCTGTGATGGAAAAAGTGCAAGAAAAG GTTGATTTTATCATTGGCTGTGAGATTGAAATAGGTGGGATATACAAAGGTGTAGTGACTTCAGTCAAAGAATATGGCGCCTTTATAGAGTTTAATGGTGGCCAGCAAGGCCTGCTACACGTTTCTGAGTTGTCACACGAACcg GTCTCTCGGATTTCAGATGTGGTTTCTGTTGGTCAGCAGCTTTCTTTGATGTGCATAGGACAGGATGTTCGTGGTAACATTAAACTATCCCTTAAAGCAGCTTTACCAAGACCAGGATCTGAGTCCAATAATGTGGTTGAAGGAAATGCCCCTACTGACAAAGAAGCTCCTAATGTTTGGGCATCGGTTGATAACATATCTGCATCAGTTGATAACATATCTGATGGAGGAGAAGAACATAAATCCATGCTAAAAGGGATTCCAAAGGGTAAACATGAACTCAGTGAAACAGCTTCTACCTCAACACCGACAATTTTGATTCGGAGTGCTGCTGAGTGTGATGAGGAGGAAAAATGTGCTGGTTTAAGTCGAAGTTCTAAAATGACCCCTAAACCTTATGATGCTTCAAAGAGGAATCATAAGCCAAAAAAGTCGCCAACTGAAGGCTCTGTGTTGGATTCAGTCTCTTCAATTTCTGATTTATTTCCATCTACaataaagaagaaatcaaaattttcacaaaATAAAGCCAGTGCTAATTCAAATGATAAAGAAGCTGAAGAGGAGATTCCTGTTACTGTTAGAAAGCTTAAGATTGGAACCAAGGTTAATGCCAAGGTCTATGAAATTCGTGAACGAGGATTGGTTCTTGATTTGGGAGGTGGGATACTTGCAATGTATCGATTTGAG AAAAATGGCAAGAACCACTTTGAGGTGGGTGATGAACTCCGAGTTCAGTGTTCAAGTTTTTCTACCTCAGGAGTTCCTGTTGTGTCTTCAGTGAACGATGAGTAG
- the LOC120010088 gene encoding polyribonucleotide nucleotidyltransferase 2, mitochondrial-like isoform X3, producing MSFIVTRIKNPLLNSLPHFLTWRALRFRTICSGRLGFEPSSSDSESSLSAGTKLLETYKEEFEIGSHLITLETGKIARFANGSVILGMEETKVLSTVAAGRGDAVRDFLPLTVDYQEKQFAQGVIPTTFMRREGAPKERELLCGRLIDRPIRPLFPPGFYHEVQVMASVLSSDGQQDPDVMAANATSAALMLSDIPWGGPIGMIRIGRICGKFIVNPTMDEFERGEALDKIAQDVKKVLEEECDEDSLNVLPKAVDTVRKKVVRKRILVEEIRLDGRRLDEVRPLYCEAGNLPILHGSSLFSRGDTQVLCTVTLGAPRDAQRLDSLVGPPTKRFMLHYSFPPFCIDEVGKRGGLNRREVGHGTLAEKALLAVLPPEDSFPYTVRVNSEVMASDGSTSMATVCGGSMALMEAGIPLREHVAGVSVGLISELDPSTGEIKDYRILTDILGLEDHLGDMDFKIAGTRNGITAIQLDIKPAGIPLDIICESLEPARKGRLQILEHMEREINAPRTDVNRNSPRLASFKYSNDALRRLIGPLGALKRKIEEETGARMSVSDGTLTIVAKNQSVMEKVQEKVDFIIGCEIEIGGIYKGVVTSVKEYGAFIEFNGGQQGLLHVSELSHEPVSRISDVVSVGQQLSLMCIGQDVRGNIKLSLKAALPRPGSESNNVVEGNAPTDKEAPNVWASVDNISASVDNISDGGEEHKSMLKGIPKGKHELSETASTSTPTILIRSAAECDEEEKCAGLSRSSKMTPKPYDASKRNHKPKKSPTEGSVLDSVSSISDLFPSTIKKKSKFSQNKASANSNDKEAEEEIPVTVRKLKIGTKVNAKVYEIRERGLVLDLGGGILAMYRFEKNGKNHFEVGDELRVQCSSFSTSGVPVVSSVNDE from the exons ATGTCCTTCATAGTGACCCGAATAAAAAATCCACTCCTCAATTCTCTCCCTCACTTTCTTACATGGCGTGCCCTCCGTTTCCGCACCATTTGCAGCGGTCGCCTCGGCTTCGAGCCCTCCTCCTCCGATTCAGAGTCTTCTCTCAGCGCTGGCACCAAGTTGCTGGAGACCTACAAGGAGGAGTTCGAGATAGGGTCGCACCTAATCACCCTCGAGACTGGCAAAATTGCTCGCTTTGCTAACGGCTCTGTTATTTTGGGCATGGAGGAGACTAAGGTGTTGTCTACCGTTGCAGCTGGCAGGGGAGATGCTGTTCGCGATTTTTTGCCTCTCACA GTTGATTATCAAGAGAAGCAATTTGCCCAAGGTGTAATTCCAACTACATTTATGCGGAGAGAGGGTGCACCAAAGGAACGAGAACTTTTATGTGGTCGTCTAATTGATCGGCCTATACGGCCACTCTTTCCTCCTGGGTTTTATCATGAGGTTCAG GTGATGGCAAGTGTTCTTTCTTCAGATGGGCAACAAGATCCTGATGTAATGGCTGCTAATGCAACATCTGCTGCACTTATGTTGTCTGATATACCATGGGGTGGCCCTATTGGGATGATTCGCATTGGAAGGATTTGTGGGAAGTTTATTGTCAACCCTACCATGGACGAG TTTGAACGAGGAGAGGCCTTAGATAAGATTGCACAAGATGTGAAAAAGGTACTTGAAGAAGAATGTGATGAAGACAGCTTGAACGTTCTTCCAAAGGCAGTGGACACAGTACGGAAAAAG GTGGTACGTAAAAGAATTCTCGTGGAAGAAATTAGACTTGATGGTAGACGTCTGGATGAAGTTAGACCTTTGTACTGTGAAGCTGGGAACTTACCTATATTGCACGGCTCATCCCTATTCTCTCGTGGAGATACACAG GTTCTTTGTACTGTGACACTCGGGGCACCTAGAGATGCTCAGCGGCTGGATTCCCTGGTTGGTCCCCCAACAAAGCGCTTCATGCTTCATTATAGTTTTCCGCCGTTCTGTATTGACGAAGTTGGTAAACGAGGTGGCTTGAACAGGCGTGAAGTTGGACATG GAACCCTGGCAGAAAAGGCTTTACTTGCTGTTTTGCCACCTGAAGACAGTTTTCCTTATACTGTCCGTGTGAATTCAGAAGTCATGGCCTCGGATGGTTCAACTTCAATGGCAACTGTATGTGGAG gCAGTATGGCTCTGATGGAGGCTGGCATTCCATTACGAGAACATGTAGCTGGTGTTTCAGTAGGTCTTATCAGTGAACTTGATCCATCCACTGGCGAAATTAAGGACTATCGTATATTGACTGATATTTTG gGTCTGGAAGATCATCTTGGAGACATGGACTTCAAAATTGCAGGCACACGGAATGGAATTACGGCAATTCAATTAGATATAAAACCTGCTGGAATACCTTTAGATATCATATGTGAGAGTTTAGAGCCGGCACGAAAAGGTCGTCTTCAAATTCTTGAGCACATGGAACGAGAAATTAATGCACCTCGTACTGATGTTAATAGAAATTCCCCGCGGTTAG CTAGTTTTAAATATAGCAATGATGCTCTTCGTCGCTTGATTGGTCCTCTTGGTGCTCTTAAGAGAAAAATTGAAGAGGAAACAG GTGCACGTATGTCTGTAAGCGACGGGACACTTACTATTGTCGCTAAAAACCAGTCTGTGATGGAAAAAGTGCAAGAAAAG GTTGATTTTATCATTGGCTGTGAGATTGAAATAGGTGGGATATACAAAGGTGTAGTGACTTCAGTCAAAGAATATGGCGCCTTTATAGAGTTTAATGGTGGCCAGCAAGGCCTGCTACACGTTTCTGAGTTGTCACACGAACcg GTCTCTCGGATTTCAGATGTGGTTTCTGTTGGTCAGCAGCTTTCTTTGATGTGCATAGGACAGGATGTTCGTGGTAACATTAAACTATCCCTTAAAGCAGCTTTACCAAGACCAGGATCTGAGTCCAATAATGTGGTTGAAGGAAATGCCCCTACTGACAAAGAAGCTCCTAATGTTTGGGCATCGGTTGATAACATATCTGCATCAGTTGATAACATATCTGATGGAGGAGAAGAACATAAATCCATGCTAAAAGGGATTCCAAAGGGTAAACATGAACTCAGTGAAACAGCTTCTACCTCAACACCGACAATTTTGATTCGGAGTGCTGCTGAGTGTGATGAGGAGGAAAAATGTGCTGGTTTAAGTCGAAGTTCTAAAATGACCCCTAAACCTTATGATGCTTCAAAGAGGAATCATAAGCCAAAAAAGTCGCCAACTGAAGGCTCTGTGTTGGATTCAGTCTCTTCAATTTCTGATTTATTTCCATCTACaataaagaagaaatcaaaattttcacaaaATAAAGCCAGTGCTAATTCAAATGATAAAGAAGCTGAAGAGGAGATTCCTGTTACTGTTAGAAAGCTTAAGATTGGAACCAAGGTTAATGCCAAGGTCTATGAAATTCGTGAACGAGGATTGGTTCTTGATTTGGGAGGTGGGATACTTGCAATGTATCGATTTGAG AAAAATGGCAAGAACCACTTTGAGGTGGGTGATGAACTCCGAGTTCAGTGTTCAAGTTTTTCTACCTCAGGAGTTCCTGTTGTGTCTTCAGTGAACGATGAGTAG
- the LOC120010088 gene encoding polyribonucleotide nucleotidyltransferase 2, mitochondrial-like isoform X1, producing MSFIVTRIKNPLLNSLPHFLTWRALRFRTICSGRLGFEPSSSDSESSLSAGTKLLETYKEEFEIGSHLITLETGKIARFANGSVILGMEETKVLSTVAAGRGDAVRDFLPLTVDYQEKQFAQGVIPTTFMRREGAPKERELLCGRLIDRPIRPLFPPGFYHEVQVMASVLSSDGQQDPDVMAANATSAALMLSDIPWGGPIGMIRIGRICGKFIVNPTMDELILSDLNLVYACTRDKTLMIDVQARDISEKDLKAGLRLAHPEAVKYIEPQIRLATKAGKLKKDYKLSIVSERTLEKVGNLAAARIESIFTDPTYGKFERGEALDKIAQDVKKVLEEECDEDSLNVLPKAVDTVRKKVVRKRILVEEIRLDGRRLDEVRPLYCEAGNLPILHGSSLFSRGDTQVLCTVTLGAPRDAQRLDSLVGPPTKRFMLHYSFPPFCIDEVGKRGGLNRREVGHGTLAEKALLAVLPPEDSFPYTVRVNSEVMASDGSTSMATVCGGSMALMEAGIPLREHVAGVSVGLISELDPSTGEIKDYRILTDILGLEDHLGDMDFKIAGTRNGITAIQLDIKPAGIPLDIICESLEPARKGRLQILEHMEREINAPRTDVNRNSPRLASFKYSNDALRRLIGPLGALKRKIEEETGARMSVSDGTLTIVAKNQSVMEKVQEKVDFIIGCEIEIGGIYKGVVTSVKEYGAFIEFNGGQQGLLHVSELSHEPVSRISDVVSVGQQLSLMCIGQDVRGNIKLSLKAALPRPGSESNNVVEGNAPTDKEAPNVWASVDNISASVDNISDGGEEHKSMLKGIPKGKHELSETASTSTPTILIRSAAECDEEEKCAGLSRSSKMTPKPYDASKRNHKPKKSPTEGSVLDSVSSISDLFPSTIKKKSKFSQNKASANSNDKEAEEEIPVTVRKLKIGTKVNAKVYEIRERGLVLDLGGGILAMYRFEKNGKNHFEVGDELRVQCSSFSTSGVPVVSSVNDE from the exons ATGTCCTTCATAGTGACCCGAATAAAAAATCCACTCCTCAATTCTCTCCCTCACTTTCTTACATGGCGTGCCCTCCGTTTCCGCACCATTTGCAGCGGTCGCCTCGGCTTCGAGCCCTCCTCCTCCGATTCAGAGTCTTCTCTCAGCGCTGGCACCAAGTTGCTGGAGACCTACAAGGAGGAGTTCGAGATAGGGTCGCACCTAATCACCCTCGAGACTGGCAAAATTGCTCGCTTTGCTAACGGCTCTGTTATTTTGGGCATGGAGGAGACTAAGGTGTTGTCTACCGTTGCAGCTGGCAGGGGAGATGCTGTTCGCGATTTTTTGCCTCTCACA GTTGATTATCAAGAGAAGCAATTTGCCCAAGGTGTAATTCCAACTACATTTATGCGGAGAGAGGGTGCACCAAAGGAACGAGAACTTTTATGTGGTCGTCTAATTGATCGGCCTATACGGCCACTCTTTCCTCCTGGGTTTTATCATGAGGTTCAG GTGATGGCAAGTGTTCTTTCTTCAGATGGGCAACAAGATCCTGATGTAATGGCTGCTAATGCAACATCTGCTGCACTTATGTTGTCTGATATACCATGGGGTGGCCCTATTGGGATGATTCGCATTGGAAGGATTTGTGGGAAGTTTATTGTCAACCCTACCATGGACGAG CTTATCCTAAGTGATCTCAACTTAGTATACGCCTGTACTAGGGACAAAACTTTAATGATAGATGTCCAAGCTCGTGATATCTCAGAGAAAGATTTAAAAGCTGGTTTGAGATTGGCTCATCCTGAG GCCGTTAAATATATTGAACCACAAATCAGACTTGCTACTAAAGCTGGTAAACTAAAGAAGGATTATAAATTGTCTATTGTGTCAGAAAGAACATTGGAAAAAGTTGGCAACTTGGCTGCAGCACGTATTGAATCTATTTTTACGGATCCAACCTACGGCAAA TTTGAACGAGGAGAGGCCTTAGATAAGATTGCACAAGATGTGAAAAAGGTACTTGAAGAAGAATGTGATGAAGACAGCTTGAACGTTCTTCCAAAGGCAGTGGACACAGTACGGAAAAAG GTGGTACGTAAAAGAATTCTCGTGGAAGAAATTAGACTTGATGGTAGACGTCTGGATGAAGTTAGACCTTTGTACTGTGAAGCTGGGAACTTACCTATATTGCACGGCTCATCCCTATTCTCTCGTGGAGATACACAG GTTCTTTGTACTGTGACACTCGGGGCACCTAGAGATGCTCAGCGGCTGGATTCCCTGGTTGGTCCCCCAACAAAGCGCTTCATGCTTCATTATAGTTTTCCGCCGTTCTGTATTGACGAAGTTGGTAAACGAGGTGGCTTGAACAGGCGTGAAGTTGGACATG GAACCCTGGCAGAAAAGGCTTTACTTGCTGTTTTGCCACCTGAAGACAGTTTTCCTTATACTGTCCGTGTGAATTCAGAAGTCATGGCCTCGGATGGTTCAACTTCAATGGCAACTGTATGTGGAG gCAGTATGGCTCTGATGGAGGCTGGCATTCCATTACGAGAACATGTAGCTGGTGTTTCAGTAGGTCTTATCAGTGAACTTGATCCATCCACTGGCGAAATTAAGGACTATCGTATATTGACTGATATTTTG gGTCTGGAAGATCATCTTGGAGACATGGACTTCAAAATTGCAGGCACACGGAATGGAATTACGGCAATTCAATTAGATATAAAACCTGCTGGAATACCTTTAGATATCATATGTGAGAGTTTAGAGCCGGCACGAAAAGGTCGTCTTCAAATTCTTGAGCACATGGAACGAGAAATTAATGCACCTCGTACTGATGTTAATAGAAATTCCCCGCGGTTAG CTAGTTTTAAATATAGCAATGATGCTCTTCGTCGCTTGATTGGTCCTCTTGGTGCTCTTAAGAGAAAAATTGAAGAGGAAACAG GTGCACGTATGTCTGTAAGCGACGGGACACTTACTATTGTCGCTAAAAACCAGTCTGTGATGGAAAAAGTGCAAGAAAAG GTTGATTTTATCATTGGCTGTGAGATTGAAATAGGTGGGATATACAAAGGTGTAGTGACTTCAGTCAAAGAATATGGCGCCTTTATAGAGTTTAATGGTGGCCAGCAAGGCCTGCTACACGTTTCTGAGTTGTCACACGAACcg GTCTCTCGGATTTCAGATGTGGTTTCTGTTGGTCAGCAGCTTTCTTTGATGTGCATAGGACAGGATGTTCGTGGTAACATTAAACTATCCCTTAAAGCAGCTTTACCAAGACCAGGATCTGAGTCCAATAATGTGGTTGAAGGAAATGCCCCTACTGACAAAGAAGCTCCTAATGTTTGGGCATCGGTTGATAACATATCTGCATCAGTTGATAACATATCTGATGGAGGAGAAGAACATAAATCCATGCTAAAAGGGATTCCAAAGGGTAAACATGAACTCAGTGAAACAGCTTCTACCTCAACACCGACAATTTTGATTCGGAGTGCTGCTGAGTGTGATGAGGAGGAAAAATGTGCTGGTTTAAGTCGAAGTTCTAAAATGACCCCTAAACCTTATGATGCTTCAAAGAGGAATCATAAGCCAAAAAAGTCGCCAACTGAAGGCTCTGTGTTGGATTCAGTCTCTTCAATTTCTGATTTATTTCCATCTACaataaagaagaaatcaaaattttcacaaaATAAAGCCAGTGCTAATTCAAATGATAAAGAAGCTGAAGAGGAGATTCCTGTTACTGTTAGAAAGCTTAAGATTGGAACCAAGGTTAATGCCAAGGTCTATGAAATTCGTGAACGAGGATTGGTTCTTGATTTGGGAGGTGGGATACTTGCAATGTATCGATTTGAG AAAAATGGCAAGAACCACTTTGAGGTGGGTGATGAACTCCGAGTTCAGTGTTCAAGTTTTTCTACCTCAGGAGTTCCTGTTGTGTCTTCAGTGAACGATGAGTAG
- the LOC120011310 gene encoding glutaredoxin-like — protein sequence MASVKVKETVAANPVVVFSKAYCPYCLSVKNLLQQVGASFMTVELDTESDGSEMQAALLEWTGLRSVPNVFIGGNHIGGCDTTTGLHQQGKLISLLTEAGALAKPSA from the exons ATGGCGTCAGTGAAGGTGAAGGAGACTGTTGCTGCCAATCCCGTCGTCGTCTTCAG CAAGGCCTACTGTCCCTACTGCCTCAGCGTGAAGAATCTGTTACAGCAAGTTGGAGCCTCCTTCATGACCGTCGAGCTGGACACTGAAA GTGATGGAAGTGAAATGCAAGCCGCTCTTTTGGAATGGACTGGACTGCGGTCTGTGCCAAATGTTTTCATTGGGGGAAACCACATTGGTGGCTGTGACA CCACAACAGGCCTGCACCAGCAAGGAAAGCTGATTTCTCTCCTTACTGAAGCTGGAGCTCTTGCCAAGCCATCTGCTTGA